A genomic window from Nitrospirota bacterium includes:
- the rplD gene encoding 50S ribosomal protein L4 yields MPEIEIIDCHRKIVGKINLKSEIFGVEINKPLIHEVVVNYLTNKRSGTASTKTRGLVSGSGRKPWRQKGTGRARVGSIRSPLWRGGGTVFGPMPKDYYYRVPKKKKWLAMNSALSSKLSAGELIVLDRIEIPEHRTKLMVSMLKDLGITEESILILIHGDMAEKNILLASRNIPNVSVVRLDSLNVYDLLRHQKVLMTLETIKKIEEIFS; encoded by the coding sequence ATGCCAGAGATTGAAATTATAGATTGCCATAGAAAAATTGTCGGTAAAATAAATCTGAAATCTGAGATATTCGGTGTTGAGATCAATAAACCACTCATTCATGAGGTTGTAGTTAATTATTTAACCAATAAAAGGAGTGGGACCGCTTCTACAAAGACACGGGGTCTTGTAAGTGGAAGTGGCAGGAAGCCATGGAGACAGAAAGGTACGGGCAGAGCGAGGGTAGGTAGTATTCGTTCACCATTATGGAGGGGTGGAGGAACGGTATTTGGTCCTATGCCAAAGGACTATTACTACCGAGTCCCTAAGAAAAAGAAATGGCTGGCGATGAATTCAGCCCTTTCGAGCAAACTCTCTGCAGGTGAGTTGATAGTATTAGACAGGATTGAAATACCTGAACATAGGACAAAGCTCATGGTGTCTATGTTGAAGGATCTCGGGATTACAGAAGAAAGTATCCTTATATTGATACATGGAGATATGGCAGAGAAAAACATTCTCCTTGCATCAAGGAATATTCCAAATGTCTCTGTAGTGCGGTTAGATTCTCTTAATGTCTATGACCTGCTTAGACATCAAAAGGTACTCATGACATTAGAGACAATCAAGAAGATAGAGGAGATATTCTCCTGA
- the rpsS gene encoding 30S ribosomal protein S19: MPRSLKKGPFVDEKLLRKIQEMNNSGEKKMIKTWSRRSTITPEFIGHTIAVHSGKRFIPVYISENMIGHKLGEFSPTRTFKAHGGATEKSTTVKG, encoded by the coding sequence ATGCCAAGATCTTTAAAAAAGGGCCCATTTGTGGATGAAAAGTTACTGAGGAAAATCCAGGAGATGAACAATTCAGGTGAGAAAAAGATGATCAAGACCTGGTCTCGTAGATCTACAATAACCCCTGAGTTTATAGGTCATACAATAGCCGTTCACAGTGGAAAAAGGTTTATCCCTGTATACATAAGTGAGAATATGATCGGACATAAACTCGGTGAGTTTTCCCCCACAAGAACATTTAAGGCACATGGGGGGGCTACTGAGAAATCAACGACTGTAAAGGGATAA
- the rplV gene encoding 50S ribosomal protein L22 yields MEARAVLRYIRITPRKARLVVDLIRGKQVTEAMNILKFLPKHASRIVSGVLHSAIANAEQKGVKDIETLFISKAYVEQGPSYKRFMPRAMGRVNLIKKRTSHIIIVVSEK; encoded by the coding sequence ATGGAGGCAAGGGCAGTACTCAGATATATCAGGATTACTCCACGAAAGGCGCGTTTGGTGGTTGACCTTATAAGAGGCAAACAGGTGACTGAAGCTATGAATATACTGAAATTCTTACCAAAACATGCCTCACGCATTGTCTCTGGAGTGCTCCATTCAGCAATAGCGAATGCTGAACAGAAGGGCGTAAAGGACATTGAAACACTTTTTATAAGTAAGGCATATGTTGAACAAGGTCCATCTTATAAGAGATTTATGCCGAGGGCGATGGGCAGAGTTAATCTAATTAAAAAAAGGACAAGTCATATAATA
- the rplB gene encoding 50S ribosomal protein L2 → MGIKAYKPTSAGRRFQTVSTFEELTRKKPYKPLVTFISKSGGRNNSGHMSVRHRGGGHKRAYRIIDFKRDKIGVQATVESIEYDPNRSARIALLKYIDGERRYIIAPLGLSVNDVVLSGPDADIKPGNALPLSNIPVGTTIHNIELRKGQGGVLARSAGASAQLVAKEDNYVQIRLSSGEVRLVPSNCMATIGQVGNIEHENISIGKAGRSRWGGKRPSVRGVAMNPVDHPLGGGEGKSSGGRPAVSPWGRPEGIKTRRKKTSDRYIIKRRK, encoded by the coding sequence TTGGGTATAAAGGCGTATAAACCAACATCAGCAGGAAGAAGATTTCAAACCGTATCTACTTTTGAAGAGTTAACGAGGAAAAAACCCTATAAGCCGCTTGTTACCTTCATCTCCAAAAGTGGTGGAAGGAATAATTCCGGTCATATGAGTGTCAGACATAGGGGTGGTGGACACAAAAGGGCTTACAGGATAATAGACTTCAAGAGAGATAAGATTGGTGTTCAAGCTACGGTAGAAAGCATCGAGTATGATCCTAACAGATCGGCAAGGATTGCCCTTCTTAAATATATCGATGGTGAGAGACGATATATAATAGCCCCGCTGGGTTTATCGGTGAATGATGTGGTTCTATCCGGTCCTGATGCTGATATAAAACCAGGAAACGCATTGCCACTCAGTAATATACCTGTTGGTACTACCATACATAATATTGAATTACGTAAAGGGCAGGGGGGAGTACTCGCAAGGAGTGCAGGTGCATCAGCACAACTTGTCGCAAAAGAAGATAATTATGTGCAGATCAGGCTTTCTTCAGGAGAGGTAAGATTAGTGCCTTCAAACTGTATGGCTACTATAGGTCAGGTTGGAAATATTGAACATGAAAATATTTCTATCGGCAAAGCTGGTAGATCAAGGTGGGGCGGGAAAAGACCGAGTGTAAGGGGTGTCGCAATGAACCCTGTAGATCATCCATTGGGTGGTGGAGAAGGCAAAAGCTCAGGAGGAAGACCAGCAGTATCGCCATGGGGCAGACCTGAAGGCATCAAAACAAGACGCAAGAAAACCTCAGATAGATATATTATAAAACGGAGAAAGTAA
- a CDS encoding 50S ribosomal protein L23: protein MKTPYDIISKPLLTEKSSKIKEAQNKIVFKVARDANKIEIKKAVEEVFNVKVLKVATMNFLGKTKRTRLRKGKRPDWKKAIVTLKPGEKIQVLEGL, encoded by the coding sequence ATGAAGACCCCATACGATATAATAAGTAAGCCACTTCTCACAGAGAAGAGCTCGAAGATAAAAGAGGCTCAGAATAAGATAGTCTTCAAGGTGGCACGTGATGCGAACAAGATAGAGATAAAAAAGGCAGTTGAAGAGGTATTTAATGTAAAGGTTCTCAAGGTGGCGACAATGAACTTTCTTGGTAAAACAAAGAGGACAAGGCTCAGAAAGGGTAAGAGACCTGATTGGAAAAAGGCTATCGTTACACTGAAACCAGGGGAAAAGATTCAGGTTCTTGAAGGACTGTAA
- the rpsJ gene encoding 30S ribosomal protein S10 has protein sequence MTQRIRIRLKAYDHRLLDQAVQEIVDTARRTGARISGPVPLPTKISKFTVLRSPHVDKKSREQFEIRTHKRLIDILEPTPQTVDALMKLDLAAGVDVEIKS, from the coding sequence ATGACTCAGAGGATAAGGATAAGACTTAAGGCATACGACCACAGGTTACTTGATCAAGCGGTTCAGGAAATAGTTGATACCGCCAGAAGGACAGGTGCAAGAATCTCCGGTCCAGTCCCGCTACCTACAAAGATAAGCAAATTTACAGTACTCAGGTCACCACACGTAGATAAAAAATCGAGGGAGCAGTTTGAGATAAGGACACATAAAAGGCTTATAGATATCCTTGAGCCAACACCACAGACCGTAGATGCCTTGATGAAGCTTGACCTGGCGGCAGGAGTAGATGTTGAGATAAAGTCATGA
- the rplC gene encoding 50S ribosomal protein L3 → MKQKNSLHFEDSPQQAVGKFKGILGKKIGMTQIFTKDGKVIPVTVVEAGPCRVVQIKTIEHDGYEAVQLGFDEVRKEKNIIKPLLGHFKKAGTPPFRYLREFRGMTGLKINDNVAVDIFRKGDIVDVTGTSKGKGFAGVMKRYGYHGGPGSHGSMFNRAPGSIGSSSFPSRVWKNKGLPGHMGCERVTVKNIEVVDVKKEQNLLLLKGAIPGANGGLLIIKGVSE, encoded by the coding sequence ATGAAACAAAAAAATTCATTACATTTCGAAGATTCTCCACAGCAAGCTGTGGGGAAATTCAAAGGGATACTGGGAAAGAAAATAGGAATGACACAGATCTTCACAAAAGATGGGAAGGTGATTCCTGTCACTGTTGTGGAGGCAGGTCCGTGTCGTGTAGTTCAGATAAAAACCATCGAACATGATGGCTACGAGGCGGTACAGCTCGGTTTCGATGAAGTAAGAAAAGAAAAAAATATTATAAAACCTCTTCTCGGTCATTTCAAGAAAGCAGGAACTCCGCCGTTCCGTTATCTAAGGGAGTTCCGTGGCATGACTGGTTTAAAGATAAACGATAATGTTGCCGTAGATATATTCAGAAAAGGTGATATTGTTGATGTTACTGGTACTTCTAAGGGAAAAGGGTTCGCTGGTGTTATGAAAAGATATGGTTATCATGGTGGACCTGGTTCCCATGGTTCTATGTTTAATCGTGCCCCTGGCTCCATAGGAAGCAGCTCATTTCCATCAAGGGTCTGGAAAAACAAAGGACTTCCCGGACACATGGGGTGTGAAAGGGTAACTGTAAAAAATATAGAGGTAGTGGATGTTAAAAAGGAGCAAAATCTGCTTCTCTTAAAAGGGGCAATACCGGGTGCAAATGGTGGATTATTAATCATAAAAGGTGTATCAGAGTGA